A stretch of Cyanobacterium sp. HL-69 DNA encodes these proteins:
- a CDS encoding tetratricopeptide TPR_2, with product MINKIWRWGAKKEELAQDYDQEEGQDSSQEKGFTDDKTLEYLFNQLLEGVAKGWTENRIEKFFQNLEPKKITVDNWLIWLQKYGESLVNSFAPHYTIASRMVILGEKTSSLPFYRPVGDLAHEFGNEILARKDGIQLEPINGDGDEDESSEASSLADLLKLLQDDENFARKTARKLGLKNHEPGAIIEKLVKASSSSREILLEVESIVMDEEEEEELVDVQWVEHWFNVGLEKAQNADLEGAIASWDKIIELEPNLGQVWHNRGCALAYLERYAEAIESFDHALDINVNDLESWNSRGNALYNLQQYPEALMSWERAIGIQPNYFMAWYNKGRVLEILDRYAEALECYQQVSAIAPDFEEVKPRLQNLREING from the coding sequence ATGATTAACAAAATATGGCGTTGGGGTGCAAAAAAGGAAGAATTAGCACAGGATTATGACCAAGAAGAAGGGCAAGATTCCTCCCAAGAAAAAGGGTTTACCGATGATAAAACTTTGGAGTACCTTTTTAATCAATTATTAGAAGGGGTTGCCAAGGGATGGACGGAAAACCGCATCGAGAAATTTTTTCAAAATTTAGAACCAAAAAAAATCACCGTTGATAATTGGTTGATATGGTTACAAAAATATGGCGAAAGTTTAGTAAACTCTTTTGCCCCCCATTACACGATCGCATCAAGGATGGTAATTTTGGGAGAAAAAACTTCTTCTCTACCATTTTATCGTCCCGTGGGAGATTTAGCCCATGAGTTTGGCAATGAAATTTTGGCGAGAAAAGATGGTATTCAACTAGAGCCTATCAACGGGGATGGTGATGAGGATGAGTCTTCGGAAGCTAGTAGTTTGGCCGATTTATTAAAACTCCTTCAGGATGATGAAAATTTTGCCAGGAAAACTGCCCGTAAGTTAGGCCTGAAAAATCATGAGCCGGGAGCTATTATTGAAAAGCTAGTTAAGGCTAGTAGTTCTAGTAGGGAAATTCTTTTGGAGGTGGAATCCATTGTTATGGATGAAGAGGAGGAGGAAGAATTAGTTGATGTGCAGTGGGTTGAGCATTGGTTTAATGTGGGTTTGGAAAAGGCACAAAATGCAGATTTGGAAGGGGCGATCGCCTCTTGGGATAAAATCATAGAATTAGAGCCTAATTTGGGACAGGTGTGGCACAATCGAGGTTGCGCCCTTGCTTATCTGGAAAGGTATGCGGAGGCTATTGAATCTTTCGACCACGCCCTTGATATAAATGTCAATGACTTGGAATCGTGGAATAGTCGAGGTAATGCTCTTTATAATTTGCAACAGTATCCCGAAGCCCTCATGAGTTGGGAAAGGGCGATCGGTATTCAACCCAATTATTTTATGGCATGGTACAATAAGGGCCGTGTTTTGGAAATTCTTGATCGCTACGCTGAAGCCCTAGAATGTTATCAACAAGTAAGTGCGATCGCCCCTGACTTTGAAGAAGTAAAACCCCGCCTCCAAAACCTAAGAGAAATCAATGGCTAA
- the lptF gene encoding ABC-type lipopolysaccharide export system permease component LptF, which produces MDKYVLGEIIIPFLFGIGLFTALGLSIGTLFELIRRVTESGLFVGVAAQIFLLRVPEFIVLAFPMSLLLATLVAYSRLSSDSEIIALRSVGINLFRLVIPALIFSLSITGITFFINDVVTPSTNRQAAVTLQQALNQVQPNLSQRNILYPEYADIVSNDGSVNYGLARLFYAEEFNGNQMKYLTILDFSREGVNQVLTAETAQWNIRENIWDFFNGTIYAIATDGSSRNVVRFQHQQLALPRAPLDFANRPLSYNEMSISQAQSYLETAKLEGNQNEARKLAVKIQSKIALPFVCIVFAMMGSALGIRPQNTGKAKSFGICIAIILAYYIISFMGESLAISGILNPFMGAWLGNIIGLTLGSWLLYINIK; this is translated from the coding sequence ATGGATAAATATGTTTTAGGAGAAATAATCATACCATTCCTGTTTGGTATTGGTTTATTTACCGCCCTAGGACTATCTATCGGTACATTATTTGAATTAATTCGTCGAGTTACCGAATCAGGATTATTTGTGGGAGTAGCGGCTCAGATTTTTTTGCTCAGAGTACCAGAGTTTATCGTTCTTGCTTTTCCCATGTCATTGCTTCTGGCTACCCTGGTGGCTTACAGTCGTCTCTCTAGCGACAGTGAAATTATCGCCCTTAGAAGTGTGGGCATTAATCTGTTTAGGTTAGTCATCCCTGCCTTGATATTTAGTCTTTCTATTACGGGAATTACATTTTTTATTAATGATGTGGTAACCCCTTCCACCAACAGACAAGCAGCTGTTACTTTGCAACAAGCCCTCAATCAAGTGCAACCCAACTTGAGCCAAAGAAATATTTTGTATCCTGAATATGCAGACATTGTCAGCAATGATGGCTCAGTGAATTATGGTTTGGCTCGACTTTTCTATGCCGAAGAATTTAACGGTAATCAAATGAAATACCTTACCATTCTCGACTTTTCGAGGGAGGGAGTAAATCAAGTTTTAACCGCTGAAACAGCCCAATGGAATATTCGTGAAAATATTTGGGACTTTTTTAATGGCACCATATATGCGATCGCAACGGATGGTAGTTCCAGGAATGTAGTCCGCTTCCAACATCAACAACTAGCCCTTCCCCGAGCGCCCCTAGATTTTGCCAATCGTCCTCTAAGTTATAACGAAATGAGCATCAGTCAAGCCCAAAGTTACCTAGAAACAGCCAAACTAGAGGGAAATCAAAATGAAGCCCGTAAACTAGCCGTAAAAATTCAAAGTAAAATTGCCTTACCCTTTGTCTGCATCGTTTTCGCCATGATGGGTTCTGCCCTAGGCATTCGCCCCCAAAATACAGGAAAGGCCAAAAGTTTTGGGATCTGTATCGCCATAATTTTAGCCTACTACATTATTTCATTCATGGGAGAATCCTTAGCAATATCAGGGATTCTTAACCCCTTTATGGGAGCATGGTTGGGTAATATTATCGGTTTGACCCTAGGAAGTTGGCTTCTTTACATAAATATCAAATAA
- a CDS encoding putative photorespiration protein, with protein sequence MDGFWENVLRYPRYMVSLILGIFIFLWEQIKPLFKNPVTGIAIFGVLIGIFSFLYFTLEAMLGLSVT encoded by the coding sequence ATGGATGGTTTTTGGGAAAATGTATTGCGTTATCCTCGCTATATGGTGAGCTTAATTTTAGGAATATTTATTTTTTTATGGGAACAAATAAAGCCTTTATTTAAAAATCCTGTGACAGGAATTGCTATTTTTGGGGTATTAATCGGTATTTTTTCTTTCCTTTATTTTACCCTAGAAGCAATGTTAGGACTTAGTGTCACCTAA
- the cysE-2 gene encoding serine O-acetyltransferase CysE translates to MLSSIISDFKIIFERDPAARNWLEVLLCYPGLQAVILHRLSHRLYRIGIPFIPRFLSHLGRFFTGIEIHPGAQLGNGVFIDHGMGVVIGETAILGDYCLIYQGVTLGGTGKDTGKRHPTLGENVVVGAGAKVLGNLSIGNNVRIGAGSVVLRDVPSECTVVGIPGRIVYRSGAKVNPLEHGNLPDSEATVIRSLIDRIESLEQEITKLKQREGVMADR, encoded by the coding sequence GTGCTATCATCAATCATTTCTGATTTCAAAATTATCTTTGAGCGAGATCCTGCCGCCCGTAACTGGTTAGAGGTATTATTGTGCTACCCTGGCTTACAAGCGGTTATTCTACATCGTCTTTCCCATCGGTTATATCGCATTGGTATTCCCTTTATCCCTCGTTTTTTATCTCACTTGGGTAGATTTTTTACAGGTATTGAAATCCATCCAGGGGCACAATTAGGCAATGGTGTATTTATTGACCATGGTATGGGGGTTGTCATCGGCGAAACAGCCATTCTAGGGGATTACTGTCTAATTTATCAGGGCGTAACTCTGGGGGGTACAGGGAAGGATACAGGTAAACGTCACCCTACCCTCGGGGAAAATGTGGTGGTGGGTGCTGGGGCAAAGGTGTTGGGTAATTTGTCCATCGGTAATAATGTTCGTATCGGTGCTGGTTCGGTGGTGTTGCGTGATGTGCCTTCGGAGTGTACTGTGGTGGGTATTCCGGGAAGAATTGTTTATCGTTCTGGGGCGAAGGTAAATCCTTTGGAGCATGGGAATTTACCTGATTCTGAGGCAACGGTAATCAGAAGTTTGATTGATAGAATTGAATCTTTGGAGCAAGAAATTACGAAATTAAAACAAAGAGAAGGGGTTATGGCTGATCGTTAA
- the lptB gene encoding ABC-type lipopolysaccharide export system ATPase component LptB, translating to MQLTLKNIHKSYGKRAIVNRVNLKVKQGEIVGLLGPNGAGKTTTFYITTGLIMPNQGQVTLDEQDITPLQINQRAKLGIGYLTQQPSIFRNLTVRENIELVLEQTNLSSRNRHIRLKQLIEDFRLEKVVNTKGSQVSGGERRRTELARALAVGRDGPKFLLLDEPFAGVDPIAVSEIQTMIEGLKNRGMGILITDHNVRETLAITGRSYIMREGQILASGTAEELYKNSLVRQYYLGDNFKI from the coding sequence ATGCAGTTAACATTAAAAAACATCCATAAATCCTACGGCAAAAGAGCGATCGTCAATCGAGTTAACCTTAAGGTAAAACAAGGAGAAATAGTCGGCCTACTAGGGCCCAACGGAGCAGGGAAAACCACCACATTTTATATCACCACAGGGCTAATCATGCCTAACCAAGGGCAAGTAACCCTAGATGAGCAAGACATTACCCCCCTCCAAATCAACCAACGAGCCAAACTCGGTATCGGTTATCTTACCCAACAACCCAGTATTTTCCGAAACCTCACCGTCAGAGAAAACATTGAATTAGTCCTCGAACAAACCAACCTATCCTCCCGTAACCGTCACATCAGACTAAAACAACTCATCGAAGATTTTCGCCTCGAAAAAGTAGTTAATACCAAAGGTTCTCAGGTATCAGGGGGAGAAAGAAGACGCACAGAATTGGCCAGAGCCTTGGCAGTAGGTAGGGATGGACCTAAATTTTTGTTATTAGATGAGCCTTTTGCGGGGGTTGACCCCATCGCTGTGTCAGAAATTCAAACAATGATCGAAGGTCTGAAAAATAGAGGTATGGGCATTTTAATTACGGATCACAATGTTAGAGAAACCCTTGCCATTACGGGGCGATCGTATATCATGCGAGAAGGGCAAATTTTGGCTTCAGGCACCGCCGAAGAACTTTATAAAAATTCCCTTGTGCGACAATATTACCTAGGAGATAACTTTAAAATCTAA
- the lptA gene encoding lipopolysaccharide export system chaperone component LptA, with the protein MKNIIPRPKKYYPLLITTAIISTLITTISPNLEKNYPQAQAQTSRQPITVRSDVQEANSETGIITARGNVYIEFPSRNIQATSAQAQFFSQERRLVLNGNVQVIQDGNSMRAETMTYLIDEGRFIATPQNQRQVESVYLIEENSP; encoded by the coding sequence ATGAAAAACATAATTCCCCGCCCAAAAAAATACTATCCACTGCTCATTACCACCGCCATTATTAGCACCCTCATAACCACCATTAGCCCCAACCTCGAAAAAAATTATCCCCAAGCCCAAGCCCAAACCAGCAGACAACCCATCACCGTAAGGTCTGATGTACAAGAAGCCAACTCAGAAACAGGCATCATCACCGCTAGGGGCAATGTGTATATCGAATTTCCATCCCGTAATATTCAGGCAACCTCCGCCCAAGCCCAATTTTTTAGCCAAGAAAGAAGGCTAGTATTAAACGGTAACGTTCAAGTAATCCAAGACGGCAACAGCATGAGAGCCGAAACCATGACTTATTTGATTGATGAAGGAAGATTTATCGCTACTCCCCAAAATCAAAGGCAAGTGGAATCGGTTTATCTCATTGAAGAAAATAGCCCCTAA
- the rbfA gene encoding ribosome-binding factor A, which translates to MANSRRIEKVSSLIKREVSQMLINEIKDDRVGAGMVSITHVEVSGDLQHAKVFVSIYGTAEAKKETMEGLKACTSFVRRSLGQKINLRHTPEIRFMEDSSLEKGDQLIQLINRITPLKEEEVRAEE; encoded by the coding sequence ATGGCTAATAGTCGTCGTATCGAAAAAGTTTCATCTCTGATTAAAAGAGAAGTAAGTCAAATGCTCATCAATGAGATAAAAGATGATCGTGTGGGTGCTGGAATGGTGAGTATTACCCATGTAGAGGTGTCAGGAGACTTACAACACGCTAAGGTTTTTGTGAGTATTTATGGTACTGCAGAGGCAAAGAAAGAAACCATGGAAGGTTTAAAGGCCTGTACTTCTTTTGTTAGGCGTAGTTTGGGGCAAAAAATAAATTTACGTCATACCCCTGAAATACGATTTATGGAAGATTCTTCTTTGGAAAAAGGAGATCAACTAATTCAGTTAATCAACCGTATAACTCCCCTAAAGGAAGAGGAAGTGAGGGCGGAGGAATGA
- the dnaX gene encoding DNA polymerase III gamma and tau subunits DnaX yields the protein MTYEPLHHKYRPQTFAQLAGQDAIAQTLSNALTSGRIAPAYLFCGPRGTGKTSSARILAKSLNCMATDKPTPTPCGKCEACVSITNGSALDVIEIDAASNTGVDNIREIIERVQFAPVQCRYKVYVIDECHMLSTAAFNALLKTLEEPPSRVIFVLATTDPQRVLPTIISRCQRFDYRRIPLDAMVKHLRYIATEESIDIDSGALSLVAQLSNGGMRDAESLLDQLSLLSGTITTQKVWDLVGSVSEQDLLELLNAIASDNSETAIVQCRKLLDRGREPLILLQNLANFYLSLLIAKTAPGRSDLVTVTEETWQKLCQTAQHWHIETILQGQKKLKDSEFQIKNTTQPRLWLEITLLNLLPSANRVVTTTNAVVTPTPIAPSSPTPTAQKKVSPTPPVANESQPSTIQPQQPSPPETPTPPITSNLEFTSLEELKEKVAVTIESVMTKSFLLQQCSIIDYQSTVITIGVIKEIFLKLSKQHQPAMEKAFSQVLGKSINLVFQVEEKETKKKSSDNSPPPAVEKIVEYSPPPPIKTPSVEEKEEVINLTPQPVVADSDMVRVVSPAQLKQVAEKFAKSVNGEIIDDVEPPLFIIPAPEIKVINRPPLDIEDDEDLPF from the coding sequence GTGACTTACGAGCCTTTACACCACAAATATCGTCCCCAAACCTTTGCCCAATTAGCAGGACAAGATGCGATCGCCCAGACTCTGAGTAACGCCCTCACATCAGGGAGAATAGCCCCTGCCTATCTATTTTGTGGTCCTAGGGGTACAGGAAAAACCTCCAGCGCCCGTATTTTAGCCAAATCATTAAACTGTATGGCTACCGATAAACCTACCCCTACTCCCTGCGGAAAGTGTGAAGCCTGTGTGAGTATTACCAACGGTTCGGCCCTTGATGTCATTGAAATTGATGCGGCTAGTAATACGGGGGTTGACAACATCAGAGAAATTATTGAGCGGGTACAGTTTGCCCCCGTGCAGTGTCGTTATAAGGTGTATGTAATCGACGAATGCCATATGCTCAGTACGGCGGCATTTAATGCCCTCTTAAAAACCTTAGAAGAGCCACCGAGTAGGGTAATTTTTGTCTTAGCAACCACAGACCCCCAAAGGGTTTTACCCACCATTATCAGCCGTTGTCAGCGGTTTGATTATCGTCGTATCCCCCTTGATGCCATGGTCAAACACTTGCGGTATATCGCCACGGAGGAGTCCATAGACATCGATTCTGGAGCATTGAGTTTGGTGGCACAACTTTCCAATGGAGGGATGAGGGATGCGGAGAGTTTGTTGGATCAACTAAGTTTGTTATCGGGTACTATTACCACCCAAAAGGTATGGGATTTGGTGGGTTCGGTATCTGAGCAAGATTTATTGGAGTTGTTAAATGCGATCGCCTCGGATAATTCAGAAACAGCAATCGTACAATGTCGCAAACTCTTGGATAGGGGTAGAGAACCTTTAATACTGCTACAAAACCTCGCTAACTTCTATCTTAGCCTATTGATAGCAAAAACTGCCCCGGGGCGATCGGACTTAGTCACCGTCACCGAAGAAACATGGCAAAAACTATGTCAAACTGCCCAACATTGGCATATTGAAACCATCCTTCAAGGGCAAAAAAAATTAAAAGATAGCGAATTTCAAATCAAAAATACTACCCAACCTCGCCTCTGGCTAGAAATTACCCTCCTTAATCTTCTTCCCTCCGCCAATAGAGTAGTTACCACAACTAATGCCGTAGTTACTCCAACCCCTATTGCACCTTCATCCCCTACCCCTACCGCTCAAAAAAAGGTTTCTCCTACTCCCCCAGTAGCCAATGAATCTCAACCCTCAACTATTCAACCCCAACAACCATCACCCCCAGAAACGCCAACTCCCCCCATTACCTCTAACCTTGAATTTACTTCCCTAGAGGAGTTAAAAGAAAAAGTAGCCGTTACCATTGAGAGCGTGATGACAAAAAGTTTTCTCCTACAACAATGTAGTATCATCGACTATCAAAGCACTGTAATTACCATCGGTGTGATTAAAGAAATCTTCCTCAAACTAAGTAAACAACATCAACCCGCCATGGAAAAAGCCTTCAGTCAAGTTTTAGGCAAATCCATTAATTTGGTATTTCAGGTGGAAGAAAAAGAAACTAAAAAAAAATCCTCTGATAACTCTCCACCCCCTGCCGTAGAAAAAATCGTAGAATATAGTCCTCCTCCTCCCATTAAAACGCCATCGGTAGAGGAAAAAGAAGAAGTTATAAACCTAACACCTCAGCCAGTGGTTGCAGATAGTGACATGGTTAGGGTGGTATCTCCTGCCCAACTAAAACAAGTTGCCGAAAAATTTGCTAAAAGTGTCAACGGTGAAATTATTGATGATGTTGAACCACCACTTTTTATTATTCCAGCCCCAGAAATAAAAGTTATTAATCGCCCTCCGTTAGATATAGAAGATGATGAAGATTTACCTTTTTAG
- a CDS encoding Caspase-1, p20 — protein MKLNRRTFLQGAGLSIASLGGFFGETILPRHELSRYAQALGASDSRKLALLVGINQYSSTNNNLRGCVTDVDLQRELLVSRFGFNPQDIVTLTNKEASRKSILTAFEEHLAKQVRENDVVVFHFSGYGRQVRLNNGDKSLTESLITSGSSFKGDGNNEDILLDSLISLFQSLKTSRYTLILDTSYQPFEVSTSTKLWLRSYRGDNIPVISSEELAFNKEIKQKNKSSNSLLKGNKSGGIIFTSATEGLATEITSNSFNAGLFTYSLTHSLWQNVAPITNLILTKKVAANIALINGELKYTNVTLAIKNDLAPYYIPADEEHHGDTVIKSVNKNNNVEFDLVGLPLLVLFNYGINSCFSTEIDLSQNVVIQVNSLIGNKAKGVILKGIDKVETGLVLREAVRVIPREIDLMVSLDSSLQRIERVDATSALTSVGDIKAINLGDAYGDCILGKLTSNGSYGLFSQAGVLLPNTMAKIPNEAVSTAVKRLSNPLRNKLAQKLVNLTLNGNASRLPVRVAVEYSQNKQNYISYQKTSYSLPLENQKSNIKATPNIIQQKQLINISAGSSFSISIHNENDYDLYYIIIGFNSSGRAIAYFSTENVMVNAQETFVIPNEKSSIKLIDNGNQGIGELIIICSQSPFNNTFNELYKNSKNSLEEESVIVLENPVAVAQSILLDLHEGSGITADLVPNLSDVYAFDLSNWVSFNFVYEIDS, from the coding sequence ATGAAACTTAATCGACGTACTTTTTTACAGGGGGCTGGTTTAAGTATTGCCTCTTTGGGAGGTTTTTTTGGTGAGACAATTTTACCTCGACACGAGTTAAGCCGTTATGCCCAAGCTTTGGGAGCATCTGATTCCCGAAAGTTAGCCCTTTTGGTTGGTATCAACCAATATTCATCCACCAACAATAATCTACGGGGTTGTGTGACGGATGTTGATTTACAAAGGGAGTTGTTAGTTTCTCGTTTTGGTTTTAATCCGCAAGATATTGTAACTTTAACGAATAAGGAAGCGTCGAGAAAATCTATTTTGACGGCTTTTGAGGAGCATTTGGCAAAACAGGTAAGGGAAAATGATGTGGTTGTTTTTCATTTTAGTGGTTATGGACGACAGGTAAGATTGAATAATGGTGACAAAAGTTTAACAGAAAGTTTGATTACCTCTGGTAGTAGTTTCAAGGGCGATGGTAATAATGAAGATATTTTATTAGATAGTTTAATTAGTTTATTTCAATCTCTGAAAACCAGTCGTTATACTCTCATTTTGGATACCAGTTATCAACCTTTTGAGGTATCTACGTCAACTAAGTTATGGTTAAGGTCTTATCGTGGTGATAATATACCTGTTATTAGTAGTGAGGAGTTAGCTTTTAATAAAGAGATTAAACAAAAAAATAAAAGTTCTAATTCTTTGTTAAAAGGAAATAAGTCTGGGGGGATAATTTTTACCTCAGCGACAGAAGGATTAGCCACAGAAATTACCAGTAATAGTTTTAATGCAGGTTTATTTACTTACAGCTTAACTCATTCTTTATGGCAAAATGTTGCCCCTATTACTAATCTAATTTTGACAAAAAAAGTAGCGGCTAATATTGCTCTTATTAATGGCGAATTGAAATATACTAATGTTACTTTGGCAATTAAAAATGATCTTGCTCCTTATTATATCCCAGCGGATGAAGAACATCATGGGGATACTGTTATAAAAAGTGTAAATAAAAATAATAATGTTGAGTTTGATTTAGTGGGTTTACCCTTATTAGTATTGTTTAATTATGGGATAAATTCTTGTTTTTCGACAGAAATTGATCTTTCTCAAAATGTGGTAATTCAAGTTAATTCTTTGATAGGAAATAAGGCTAAAGGAGTTATTCTAAAAGGAATTGATAAGGTAGAAACTGGTTTAGTTTTACGGGAAGCGGTGAGGGTAATTCCTCGAGAAATTGATTTGATGGTAAGTTTGGATAGTAGTTTACAAAGAATTGAGAGGGTGGATGCTACTAGCGCTTTGACTTCTGTGGGGGATATTAAGGCGATTAATTTGGGAGATGCTTACGGAGATTGTATTTTAGGGAAGTTAACTTCTAATGGTAGTTATGGTTTATTTTCTCAGGCGGGGGTATTGTTACCTAATACCATGGCAAAAATTCCTAATGAGGCGGTTTCAACGGCGGTTAAAAGGTTAAGTAATCCTTTGAGGAATAAGTTGGCTCAAAAGTTAGTTAATTTGACTCTCAATGGTAATGCTTCTCGTTTACCTGTTCGGGTAGCGGTGGAATATTCTCAGAATAAACAGAATTATATTAGTTATCAAAAAACTTCTTATAGTTTACCGTTAGAGAATCAAAAATCTAATATAAAAGCTACTCCTAATATTATCCAACAAAAGCAATTAATTAATATTTCTGCTGGTTCTTCTTTTTCTATTTCTATTCATAATGAAAATGACTATGATCTTTACTATATCATAATTGGTTTTAACTCTTCGGGAAGGGCGATCGCCTATTTCTCCACGGAAAATGTCATGGTAAATGCCCAAGAAACTTTTGTAATTCCTAATGAAAAAAGTTCAATAAAATTAATAGATAATGGAAATCAAGGCATTGGAGAATTAATTATCATTTGCTCTCAATCTCCTTTTAATAATACTTTTAATGAACTATATAAAAACAGTAAAAATAGTTTAGAAGAAGAATCAGTAATTGTCCTTGAAAATCCTGTGGCTGTTGCCCAATCCATTCTTTTAGATTTACACGAAGGCAGTGGCATTACTGCCGATTTAGTACCTAATTTATCGGATGTTTATGCCTTTGATTTGAGTAACTGGGTAAGTTTTAACTTCGTTTATGAAATTGACAGTTAA
- the ribD2 gene encoding 5-amino-6-(5-phosphoribosylamino)uracil reductase RibD2, whose product MANPLHITAILAMSADGKISTDSEKPARFSSPQDLQHLEEQISLCDAIIFGANTLRAYGTTLTIKKPHLLAQREARKQHPQPINIVCSSSGQLEHHYRFFEQPIKRILLTTKEGKINWLNSINHTDKKILFNDYIITKNNQWKIEWKDTFNYLQNININRIGILGGGELIASILAENLLDDLWLTLCPVILGGKKAPTPVAGIHLKSPVPLKLKDIKQIGEELFLHYQIKKINDQP is encoded by the coding sequence ATGGCTAATCCCCTCCATATCACCGCCATCCTCGCCATGAGTGCCGATGGCAAAATTAGTACCGACAGCGAAAAACCAGCTCGATTTAGTAGCCCCCAAGACTTACAACACCTAGAAGAACAAATATCCCTCTGTGATGCCATAATTTTTGGAGCAAATACCCTCAGAGCCTATGGAACCACCCTAACCATCAAAAAACCCCATCTCCTCGCCCAGAGAGAAGCTAGAAAGCAACATCCCCAACCCATCAACATTGTATGTTCTTCATCAGGGCAACTAGAACACCATTATCGTTTTTTTGAACAACCCATTAAACGCATTTTATTAACTACAAAAGAAGGTAAAATAAACTGGCTAAATAGTATTAATCATACTGATAAAAAAATACTCTTTAATGATTACATAATAACAAAAAATAATCAGTGGAAAATAGAATGGAAAGATACCTTCAACTACCTACAAAACATTAATATTAACCGTATAGGAATTTTGGGGGGAGGAGAACTAATTGCCTCCATCCTTGCCGAAAACCTCCTCGATGATCTTTGGTTAACCCTTTGCCCCGTAATCTTAGGAGGGAAAAAAGCCCCTACTCCAGTGGCAGGAATTCATCTAAAATCACCTGTTCCCTTAAAATTAAAAGACATTAAACAAATAGGAGAAGAACTTTTTTTACACTATCAAATTAAAAAAATTAACGATCAGCCATAA
- a CDS encoding fibrillin, producing the protein MNAKTNLLGAIARYNSKKNRSDSDKVEILSAIEELEDTNPNPRPMEKKELLDGDWQLLYTSSKSLLGLNNIPLVEIENIYQSIHTSTKKIYNIVEIKGLPLLDSVMVVIASLKVESEKKAGVKFERTIVTLKNWLKYLSPQDIITQVSNKKNIFPLDIKINRALENMTNANGWLEITYLDHDLRISRGNQGNIFVLSKI; encoded by the coding sequence ATGAATGCGAAAACTAATTTGTTAGGGGCGATCGCCCGTTATAACAGTAAAAAAAATAGGTCTGACAGTGATAAAGTAGAGATTCTCAGTGCCATAGAAGAATTAGAAGACACCAACCCCAATCCTCGCCCCATGGAAAAAAAAGAACTTCTCGACGGAGATTGGCAACTACTGTACACCTCTAGTAAGAGTCTTTTGGGATTAAATAATATTCCGTTGGTAGAAATAGAAAATATTTATCAATCAATTCATACTTCCACCAAAAAAATTTATAACATTGTGGAAATCAAAGGGCTACCCCTTCTCGATAGTGTCATGGTGGTAATTGCTAGTTTAAAAGTAGAATCAGAAAAAAAAGCTGGTGTAAAGTTCGAGCGCACCATAGTTACCCTCAAAAATTGGCTTAAGTATTTATCACCCCAAGACATCATCACCCAAGTTAGTAACAAAAAAAATATCTTTCCCCTCGACATCAAAATTAACCGAGCCTTAGAAAATATGACCAATGCCAACGGCTGGTTAGAAATAACTTACCTTGACCATGATTTACGCATCAGTAGAGGTAATCAAGGGAACATATTTGTTCTTTCCAAAATCTAA